The genome window TGCAGGTGGTGATGAGCCTGTTGCTGGGATGGCTGGCGCAGCATTCCAGCCTGCAAATCGCTTTCCTGATGCTGGGCTTGCTGTACGCCGCGGCGATCGTGGCGGCGATGCGAGCGCGGGATTTATCTACCGCGCCGGCGACGCAAGTTCCGGCGGTTTGATTTTTCTTTCGGTTCAAAAAAATCCGCCGGCGGGAGCCGGCGGTTTTTTTACTTCGCTGATTCAAACGGACGAGATCAGCAGCTACGGTCTAAAGGTATTCGCGCGAGGAGCCCTCGAGAAAGGCGCGGAGCTTGCGCGAGCGTGACGGGTGGCGCAGCTTGCGCAGCGCCTTGGCTTCGATTTGCCGGATGCGCTCGCGGGTGACCCCGAACTCCTGCCCGACTTCCTCGAGCGTGCGCTGATGGCCGTCTTCGAGGCCGAAGCGCAGCACGAGCACTTTGCGCTCGCGGTCCGTCAAATTCTGTAAAACGTCGCCCATCTTCTGCTTGAGCATGGTGACCGACGCGGCTTCTGCCGGCGCCACGGCATCGGGATCCTCGATGAAATCGCCCAGATGGCTGTCTTCTTCTTCACCGATCGGGGTCTCGAGCGAGATCGGCTCTTGTGCGATCTTCATGACCTCGCGCACCTTGTCAGGCGTGAGCGTCATCTCTTTGGCGATCTCCTCCACCGACGGGTCGCGGCCCAGCTCTTGCAGCAGTTGGCGCGAGATCTTCACCAAGCGATTGATCGTCTCGACCATGTGCACGGGAATGCGGATGGTGCGTGCCTGATCGGCGAGCGCGCGGGTGATGGCCTGCCGGATCCACCACGTGGCGTAGGTCGAGAACTTGTAGCCCTTCTTGTAGTCGAATTTTTCGACCGCGCGGATGAGGCCGAGGTTGCCTTCTTGGATCAGGTCCAAGAACAGCATGCCGCGGCCGACATATTTTTTGGCGATGCTCACGACCAGCCGCAGGTTCGCCTCGGTGAGATCGCGTTTGGCGAGATCGCCGGCATCTAGAATCACTTGACTCGGCAGGCGGCTTGCGGTCTTGGCGGCATCCCGCTCCAGCTCGGCGCGCTCGATCGCCTTAGCCAGTTCCTGCTCCTGCGCCATGCCGAGCAGCGGTACCCGGCCGATCTCTTTGAGATACATCCGCACCGGGTCATCAAGCGCGATGCCCGCCGGTACCGGGATCTCTACTACGGGCTCTTCGACCGCGGCTTCTGGGTCTTCGGCTTTTTCGTCCTCGGCGCCGACATCGGGGATCTCGGTGACCTCGATGCCCTGGCCCATGATGTCCTCGACGAGCTCGTTGCCCTTCTCCGGGTCGTCCTCGTCGTAGGCGGCGGTGACGGCCGCCACTTCATCGTAGGTGAGGAAGCCTTGTTTCTTGCCGCGTTCGATGAGCGCTTTGACCGCCGCTTCGCGAGACAATAGCACGCCCGGGGGCTGGCCGTTGGTGCTGGCCGCTCCTGGGATCTGGCTTTTTGTGCCTGTCTTGGGTTTCTTTGCCGCGCTCACGGCGTGGATGTTCCTTCTTTGGTTTCCGCGGCGGGGCCGTGCAGCGAGGTCGCCAGCGTGTTGTATTCTTCGCGTAGCGGCTCCGGTACGATTGTACCCGCTTTGAGGAGCCGATTCATTTCTGCATCGACGCTCGAAAGCCTCCGCTCCAGCTTCCTGCGGTCGAAGCGCAGCACAATCAACGCAAGCCGCCGACTGTCGTCTTCGTGCGAGAGCGGCGGTGAGGCGAGCGAGAGTAGCGTCAACTCCCCACCGATCGAATCTTCGGAGAACAGGGATAACGGATTGAGGCCGCGCGCAAGATCGAGCGCGTGCGACGCAAGCGTGTGATACACCGCGCGCAATTCATCATCTTCGACGTCGTTGGGTTTGATCTGCGCCACGGCTTGGTCGAGCAGCTCCGGGCGCGCCAACACGAGTTGCAGCAGGTCGCGCTCGAATGAAGTCGGTTGCGTGGGCTGCGCTGCGCGGCGTACGATCGCGTGCGCGCTGTCTCGCGGCTGCGACGAGCGGTCGGCGGAATGTCGCGTCTGGCGCAATGCTGTTTCGCTGACGTCGAGGCGCCTGGCCATCACTTTCACGTATTGATCGCGCTCGATCGGATCGCGGACCTGGGCGATGACGGCCAGCGCCTCGCGCGCGGCGTCGCTCTTGCTGCCGAACGCCGTCGCGATGCGCCGGCACGCTTGTTCGATCTTGAAATCTACCCACGGGAGCGAGCTGTCGATCAGCGCGCGGAAGGCCGCGGGGCCTTCGGCGAGGATGAGTTCATCGGGGTCCTTGCCGGCGGGGAGCTGCACGATGCGGATCTTCAGGCCTTCTTCCACGAGCATGTCGATGCTGCGCGCAGTGGCGGCTTGCCCGGCGGCGTCGCCGTCGAAACAGAGGTAGAGGTTATGCGCGACGCGCCGCAGCTCGCGGGCTTGTTCGGGGGTGAAGGCGGTGCCGAGACTCGCGACAGCGTTGCCGAATCCCGCTTGGTGCAGCGAGATCGCGTCGAGGTAACCTTCGACGACGATGATCGCGTCGTCGGCCGACGCCGTTCGGCGGGCTATGTGCAGCGCGTAGACGTGCTCACCCTTGGTGTAGGCCGCGGTATTGCGGGTGTTGAGGTACTTGCGCGGATCGTCGCCAAGCGCCCGGCCGCCGAACGCCATCACTTCGCCGGTGAGGTTGTAGATCGGAAACATCAAGCGGTTCCGGAAAAAATCCACATAGCCGTCGCCTTGCTGGCGTCGGTTGATCAGCCCGGCCTGTTCAGCCATGCCGGCGTCGATGCTCGAGCGCGCCAACGCATTGGTCAAACCATCCCACGAATCGGGCGCGTAGCCCATCCCGAAGCGCTCGGCGGTCTCAGGCTCGATGCCGCGGCGCTTGACGTATGCCAGGGTTTCGGCGCTCTTGAGCAGCCCCGCCGCGAAAAAGCGCTGCGCCGCCGCGTTGGCCTCATAGATCGCCTCGCGCTCGCTGCGCCGGCGCTGCATGCCCGGCGTTTCTTGCAAGACCACGCCTGCGCGCGCTGCCAGCATGCGCAATGCGGCCGGAAAGTCGACGTTTTCGTAGCGCTGCACGAACTTGATGAGGTCGCCCCCGGCGTCGCAGCCGTGACAGTGCCATACCTGTTTCTCGGGATTGAGATTGAACGACGGCGTCTTCTCGGCGTGAAACGGGCACAGCCCGACGTATTCGCGGCCGCGCCGCTTCAGCGTGACGTATTGGCTGACGTACGCGAGCAGATCGACCTTGGCTTGGATTTCGGCGACGACGCCGGCGTCAAACGGCATGGCGCAATGCCCGCGTTACGACTTCGAAGACTATTGCGAACCCAAAAACCGACGACACCAGGCCAAAACCAATAAGCCCCCAGAAGAACCAATCAGATGCAAACCACCACTCATAAAAGGCATCCATCCGAGATTTTTCGGGTCGCGTTATGCCAACCGTGAATCGCTGGACGACTCGCGGGAAAAGCAGAGCGAATATTCCCGCCGTCATGATTGCCAAGCCGCCAAGTCCCTCGACAAAGATCGGCATTTCACAAATCCAGCTTTTTGAGGACCACCGACATTAGACGTCCCACTCTTTAGGCACGAGCGCTTCATCTTGAGGGAAAAGCTCCCGGAACCTTTTCACCGCGAAACGGTCGGTGAAGCCGGCGATGTAGTCGCACACCCGGCGCGGCAGCGTGTCGGCGGCGAGCGGCTGTTCGCGGAACATCGGCGGCAGATCGTCCGGATGTTCGTGATAGTGGCGGAACAGCCGCTTCACGATCTCTTTCGCCTTCGGCTCCTCGCGCTTGGCCTCGTCGTTGAAGTAGACGCGCGCGAACATGAACTGCTTGATGGTTTCGACCGCCTCGAGCACGGGTTCCGACAGCCGGATCTCGTTGGCGTCGCGGCACTGCTCGATCATGTCGCGCACCAGCGTGCCGATGCGGATGGTGCCCCGCGCGCCCAGCTTCTCGATGGCGGCCTTGGGCAGATCGGCGTCGTCGATGATGCCGGCGCGCACGGCGTCGTCGATATCGTGGTTGATGTAGGCGAGGCGATCCGCGTAGCGCACGATCTGGCCCTCGAGCGTGAAGGGGATGTCCGTGTATCCCGCCAGCGCTCCCTTGTGCTTGCTGTGTTTGGCGATGCCGTCGAGCACCTCTTCGGTGAGGTTCAAGCCGACTTTGTCGCCGCGGCGTTCCAACAGCATCACCACGCGCAGGCTTTGCGCGGAATGGATGAAGCGCGCGCCCGGCTCGTACTCGGCCCATACGTCCGTGAGCGCATCCTCGCCGGCGTGCCCGAAGGGTGAATGGCCTACGTCGTGGCCCAGCGCGATGGCCTCGACGAGATCCTCGTTCAACGCCAGGCCGCGCGCGATGGTGCGCGCGATCTGCATGACCTCGAGCGTGTGTGTCAGGCGGGTGCGGTAGTGGTCGCCGAGCGGCGACAGGAAGACCTGCGTCTTGTGCATCAGCCGCCGGAACGCTTTGCTGTGGATGATGCGGTCGCGGTCGCGCTGGAAGCAGGTGCGCACCGGGTCCTCGGGTTCGGGATCGCGCCGGCCGCGCGACCTGCTTGCCAGCGCGGCGTGCCGTGATAGCGTGACGGCCTCGCGCGCCTCGAGCTCTTCCCGAATCGAAAGTGTTGTGCTCATGCCGGCTCAGTCACGCCGTCGAGGCGCGCTGACAAGGCCTTAGTCTTGATCGACCTTCTTGGACGCTGCTGCTTCGGCGTCTCGCTCCTTCAGAACGGATTGCGCTGCCGCCAAGCGCGCCACCGGCACGCGGAACGGCGAGCATGAGACGTAGTCCAAACCGATCTTGTGGCAGTACTCGACCGACGTCGGCTCGCCGCCGTGCTCGCCGCAGATGCCCATTTTCATATCGGGCTTGGTCATGCGGCCGCGCTCCATCGCCATGCGCATCATCTCGCCTACGCCGTCCTGGTCGATGATCTGGAACGGGTCCTCGCGCAAGATCTTCTTCTCCAGATATACTGGAATGAACGACGCTTCCGCGTCGTCGCGCGAGTATCCGAACACCGTTTGCGTCAGGTCGTTGGTCCCGAACGAGAAGAACTCTGCGTACTCGGCGATGCGATGCGCCACGATGCACGCGCGCGGCAGCTCGATCATCGTGCCGACCTGATAGTGCACCTTCGTGCCGGCCGCTTTGATGATGCGGTCGGCTTCGGTCGTGACCATGTCGCGCAGCGCCTTCATCTCGGTCACGGTGCCCACGCCGGGGATCATGATCAGCGGCCTCACGTCGACGCGCTCTTTGCGCAGCTCGGTGGCCGCCTCCATGATGGCGCGCACCTGCATCTGATAGATCTCCGGAAAGACGATGCCCAGGCGGCACACGCGCAGACCGAGCATCGGGTTGCTCTCGTGCAGCGCGCGCACGCGCCGCAGGATGCGCTCTTTCGCCGATAGCTCCGCTGCATCGCCTTTGCCCACGCGCAGCTCGGTGACCTCGACCAGCAGGTCCTCGAGGTTCGGCAAGAACTCGTGCAGCGGCGGGTCGAGCAGCCGGATCGTCACCGGCAAACCCTTCATGGCTTTGAAGATGCCGCGAAAGTCTTCGCGCTGCATGGGTAGGAGCTGCTCGAGGCACTTGCGCCGCGAATCGGGCGTCTCGGCCATGATCATCTCCTGCACCACGGGCAGGCGCTCGATCTGCATGAACATGTGCTCGGTGCGGCACAGCCCGATGCCCTCGGCACCGAAATCGCGCGCCTTCTTGGCATCTTCGGGCGTGTCCGCATTGGCATATACGCCGAGCCGCCGGTACTCGTCCGCCCATTTGAGGATGTGGTCGAACTGGGGCGTCATCTTGGCCGCGGCCATCGGCAGCTCGCCTTCGTAGACGTAGCCGGTCGTGCCGTCAATCGTGATTAAGTCGCCTTCCTTGATGGTCTTGTTCTTCACCGTGAACTGGCGATTGCGCAGGTCGATGAGCATCTGCTCGACACCGACCACCGCCGGCTTGCCCATGCCGCGAGCGACGACCGCGGCGTGCGACGTGGCGCCGCCTTGCGACGTCAGAATGCCTTCCGCTGCGATCATGCCGTGCACGTCGTCCGGCGTGGTCATCGGGCGGACCAAGATGCACTTCTTGTCGCGACGTTTCAACTCAACCGCAT of Candidatus Tumulicola sp. contains these proteins:
- a CDS encoding deoxyguanosinetriphosphate triphosphohydrolase, whose translation is MSTTLSIREELEAREAVTLSRHAALASRSRGRRDPEPEDPVRTCFQRDRDRIIHSKAFRRLMHKTQVFLSPLGDHYRTRLTHTLEVMQIARTIARGLALNEDLVEAIALGHDVGHSPFGHAGEDALTDVWAEYEPGARFIHSAQSLRVVMLLERRGDKVGLNLTEEVLDGIAKHSKHKGALAGYTDIPFTLEGQIVRYADRLAYINHDIDDAVRAGIIDDADLPKAAIEKLGARGTIRIGTLVRDMIEQCRDANEIRLSEPVLEAVETIKQFMFARVYFNDEAKREEPKAKEIVKRLFRHYHEHPDDLPPMFREQPLAADTLPRRVCDYIAGFTDRFAVKRFRELFPQDEALVPKEWDV
- the dnaG gene encoding DNA primase; translation: MPFDAGVVAEIQAKVDLLAYVSQYVTLKRRGREYVGLCPFHAEKTPSFNLNPEKQVWHCHGCDAGGDLIKFVQRYENVDFPAALRMLAARAGVVLQETPGMQRRRSEREAIYEANAAAQRFFAAGLLKSAETLAYVKRRGIEPETAERFGMGYAPDSWDGLTNALARSSIDAGMAEQAGLINRRQQGDGYVDFFRNRLMFPIYNLTGEVMAFGGRALGDDPRKYLNTRNTAAYTKGEHVYALHIARRTASADDAIIVVEGYLDAISLHQAGFGNAVASLGTAFTPEQARELRRVAHNLYLCFDGDAAGQAATARSIDMLVEEGLKIRIVQLPAGKDPDELILAEGPAAFRALIDSSLPWVDFKIEQACRRIATAFGSKSDAAREALAVIAQVRDPIERDQYVKVMARRLDVSETALRQTRHSADRSSQPRDSAHAIVRRAAQPTQPTSFERDLLQLVLARPELLDQAVAQIKPNDVEDDELRAVYHTLASHALDLARGLNPLSLFSEDSIGGELTLLSLASPPLSHEDDSRRLALIVLRFDRRKLERRLSSVDAEMNRLLKAGTIVPEPLREEYNTLATSLHGPAAETKEGTSTP
- the rpoD gene encoding RNA polymerase sigma factor RpoD, which translates into the protein MSAAKKPKTGTKSQIPGAASTNGQPPGVLLSREAAVKALIERGKKQGFLTYDEVAAVTAAYDEDDPEKGNELVEDIMGQGIEVTEIPDVGAEDEKAEDPEAAVEEPVVEIPVPAGIALDDPVRMYLKEIGRVPLLGMAQEQELAKAIERAELERDAAKTASRLPSQVILDAGDLAKRDLTEANLRLVVSIAKKYVGRGMLFLDLIQEGNLGLIRAVEKFDYKKGYKFSTYATWWIRQAITRALADQARTIRIPVHMVETINRLVKISRQLLQELGRDPSVEEIAKEMTLTPDKVREVMKIAQEPISLETPIGEEEDSHLGDFIEDPDAVAPAEAASVTMLKQKMGDVLQNLTDRERKVLVLRFGLEDGHQRTLEEVGQEFGVTRERIRQIEAKALRKLRHPSRSRKLRAFLEGSSREYL